Part of the Lebetimonas natsushimae genome is shown below.
AAAATGTTTATTTAATTTTTACAAAAAAAAGATTTTCATTAAAATTTTATGAAATTTTGTATTTTTTAAATTATATTTTGTTTATAATTATGATTGTACTAGCAGTATTTAAACCGTTTTAAGAAGGAATAAAAAATGAGTGAAGAGAGAATAAAAGAGAAGCTAAATGCCGGTAAAAGGCTCAGCAAATTAGATGCGCCCAAAAATCTGATCAATAAAGAATATGTGTTAAAAGATGATGATTTTATTGTAAGTAAAACCGATACAAAAGGTTATATTACCTACTGTAACAGAATTTTCGTGGAAGCGGCAGGCTGGAACAGATTTGAACTGATTGGAGCCAATCATAATATTATCAGACATCCCCATATGCCAAAAATTGCTTTTAAAATACTCTGGGATTTAATTCAAAGTGGAAAAGAATTTTTCGGATTTGTAAAAAATTTGAGAAAAGACGGTGGATTTTACTGGGTGCTTGCATATATTACCCCTGATTTTGATTTAAATGGAAGAATTGTGGGATATACATCTTTTAGAAAAAAGCCTAGCAGAAGGGGAATTGAATTTTTAGAACCAATCTATCTGCAACTGGTAGAAGCCGAGAAAAGCGGAGGTATGGCTGCAAGTTATGAGTTGTTAAAAGAAATATTAAATGCTGATGATGAGAATGTAATAGAAAAATATCATAAATTAGTTTTTGAATTGCAAAAGGATTAAATAATGAATAAAATAAAAGAAATAACCGCGACAATTGTATCAGTTTTATTAGCCGTTTATTTAGCATATAGAGGGGAATATATCGCATCTGTTGTAGCTGTTATTGTAAGTATGTTTTTTTGGCTGCCAAAACAGGAAAAAAGCCATTCTAATGAAGAACTTGAGAAAATAAATAATATTGTCGAAAAAGCATATAATGGAGAGCTTTATCACAGGATAATTTTGGAAGATGATAAAACTTTGGAAGAAAAAATCGGTTGGAATATAAACGAAATGTTGGACCAGATTGAAGATTTGCTCAGAGAATCAGAAAATACAATAAAAGCAATTATAAACGGGGATGATTATAGATATGTAATGCCAAACGGCCTTCATGGAGAATTTAAAAAAGTTGCACTTGAATTTGAAAAAGCTATAGAATCTCTTAAAATATCCA
Proteins encoded:
- a CDS encoding PAS domain-containing protein, which gives rise to MSEERIKEKLNAGKRLSKLDAPKNLINKEYVLKDDDFIVSKTDTKGYITYCNRIFVEAAGWNRFELIGANHNIIRHPHMPKIAFKILWDLIQSGKEFFGFVKNLRKDGGFYWVLAYITPDFDLNGRIVGYTSFRKKPSRRGIEFLEPIYLQLVEAEKSGGMAASYELLKEILNADDENVIEKYHKLVFELQKD